The Buchnera aphidicola (Sitobion avenae) genome contains a region encoding:
- a CDS encoding BolA family protein, with the protein MDNQNIKSLLVNRLNLEKAFVTGDTNHIKIIAIGNIFKGITQVKRQQIVYKPLINMISEKQIHAVSIVTYTPQEWEKYTKENNSDYL; encoded by the coding sequence ATGGATAATCAAAATATCAAGTCATTACTAGTTAATAGATTAAATCTAGAAAAAGCTTTTGTTACAGGAGACACAAATCATATTAAGATCATTGCTATAGGAAACATTTTTAAAGGTATTACGCAAGTAAAAAGACAACAAATAGTTTATAAACCTTTAATAAATATGATTTCAGAAAAGCAAATCCATGCTGTATCCATTGTTACTTATACACCTCAAGAATGGGAAAAATATACAAAAGAAAATAATTCTGATTATCTATAA
- the rplU gene encoding 50S ribosomal protein L21 — protein sequence MYAVFISGGKQYRATKNQVIRLEKLNNSLGSTIQFDKILMISDKDSIKIGTPFIKGGIIKAHVQNHGRLKKIKIIKFNRRKHYKKQQGHRQHFTDVKILDINNITGEI from the coding sequence ATGTATGCAGTTTTTATAAGTGGTGGAAAACAATATCGAGCAACTAAAAATCAAGTTATCAGATTAGAGAAATTAAATAATTCACTTGGTTCTACTATACAGTTCGATAAAATTTTAATGATTTCTGATAAAGATTCTATAAAAATCGGAACTCCTTTTATAAAAGGGGGAATAATAAAAGCTCATGTTCAAAACCACGGACGCTTAAAAAAAATTAAAATTATTAAATTTAATCGCCGTAAACATTATAAAAAACAACAAGGTCATCGTCAACATTTTACTGATGTAAAAATTCTTGACATTAACAATATTACAGGAGAAATTTAA
- the glmM gene encoding phosphoglucosamine mutase, whose amino-acid sequence MTVLQYFKTDGIRGKVGINPITPNFLLKLGWSIGTVLGKNKTKKIIIGRDTRISGSMLQSVLEFGILSTGVSTLLANCIPTSAIAYFTKSLNASAGIVISGSHNLFYDNGVKIFYKNGIKLTKKIELSIEQKIKNTFFYPNHMSFGCSNDIIEPENQYINFCKNTFPKDLDLSKFTIILDCANGSTFNTAPKIFEDLGAKVINISIDPNGVNINKNSGSTNILKLKKIVLLEKADIGLAFDGDGDRVIMVDHLGNKVDGDQIIYIIAKEYLKKNKLKGGVVGTLMTNMGIIVALKELGIPFYAAEIGDRNVCEKIKEKRWLLGAEKSGHIILLDKHSTGDGIIASLQVLLSMINNNMTLYHLLSQVKLLPQVLLNIFLKEDRNIEKNIKIQDILSRYKDILGQNSRILVRKSGTEPYIRIMVEGENYLKVYKLANYIRETIQSL is encoded by the coding sequence ATGACTGTTTTGCAATATTTTAAAACAGACGGTATACGTGGGAAAGTAGGAATTAATCCAATCACACCAAATTTTTTATTAAAATTAGGATGGTCTATTGGAACAGTGTTAGGAAAAAACAAAACAAAGAAAATTATCATTGGAAGAGATACGCGTATTTCTGGATCTATGTTACAGTCTGTTTTAGAATTTGGTATTTTATCAACAGGAGTATCCACTTTATTAGCTAATTGTATACCTACATCAGCAATTGCATATTTTACAAAATCTTTAAATGCTTCTGCAGGTATTGTTATTTCAGGTTCTCATAATCTTTTTTATGATAACGGGGTAAAAATTTTTTATAAAAACGGAATTAAATTAACTAAAAAAATAGAATTATCTATTGAACAAAAAATAAAAAACACCTTTTTTTATCCTAATCATATGAGTTTTGGTTGTTCTAATGATATTATAGAACCTGAGAATCAATATATTAACTTTTGTAAAAATACTTTTCCTAAAGATTTAGATTTATCAAAATTTACTATTATTTTAGATTGTGCTAATGGTTCAACTTTTAATACAGCACCTAAAATTTTTGAAGATCTAGGTGCAAAAGTTATTAATATTTCTATTGATCCTAATGGAGTAAATATAAATAAAAACTCAGGATCTACTAATATTTTAAAATTAAAAAAAATAGTTTTATTAGAAAAAGCAGATATTGGTTTAGCATTTGATGGTGATGGAGATCGTGTCATTATGGTAGATCATTTAGGTAATAAAGTAGATGGAGATCAAATAATTTATATTATTGCAAAAGAATATTTAAAAAAAAACAAATTAAAAGGTGGTGTTGTAGGCACTTTAATGACTAATATGGGTATCATTGTAGCTTTAAAAGAACTAGGAATTCCTTTTTATGCTGCAGAAATAGGAGATCGTAATGTATGTGAAAAAATTAAAGAAAAAAGATGGTTATTAGGAGCTGAAAAATCAGGTCATATTATTTTGTTAGACAAACATTCTACTGGCGACGGCATTATAGCTAGCCTACAAGTATTATTAAGTATGATTAATAATAATATGACTTTATATCATTTATTAAGTCAAGTAAAATTACTTCCTCAAGTTTTGCTGAATATTTTTTTAAAAGAAGATAGAAATATAGAAAAAAACATAAAAATACAAGATATTTTATCTCGATATAAAGATATTTTAGGACAAAATAGTCGGATTTTAGTTCGTAAATCTGGTACAGAGCCTTATATTAGAATTATGGTAGAAGGTGAAAATTATTTAAAAGTATATAAGTTAGCTAATTATATTCGAGAAACTATCCAATCGCTTTAA
- the murA gene encoding UDP-N-acetylglucosamine 1-carboxyvinyltransferase produces MSKLYVEGNKSLNGNVIISGSKNAALPILFMSILTEEKVKISNVPNLTDINIALKLLIYLGVKIKYNKILYIDASSINIFYAPYHLIKKIRASIWILGPLLARFGKAKIFLPGGCKIGNRPVDLHLNGLIKLGATITLKDNCIDAYVKGRLQGKYIFMKKISVGATITIMSAATLAEGFTIIDNAAREPEIVDIAKFLNTLGANIIGAGSNKIYIKGVIKLNGGTHKIIPDRIETGTFLVAAAASQGFITCHETEPKHLNSILTKLTESGAKIKTGKDWIQLDMRGKRPKSLHIHTSPYPGFPTDMQAQFTLLNSISEGIGTITETIFDNRFIYTSELINMGAKIKVQNNNTIICHGIPKLTSSNVFCSDLRASATLILAGCIAVGLTIVHRTYHLIRGYELFPDKLNQLGADIKII; encoded by the coding sequence ATGAGTAAATTATACGTAGAAGGGAATAAAAGTTTAAATGGCAATGTTATTATTTCAGGCTCTAAAAACGCAGCACTACCAATTTTATTTATGAGTATATTAACAGAAGAAAAAGTAAAAATTAGTAATGTTCCAAATTTAACTGATATTAACATAGCACTGAAGTTACTTATATATTTAGGAGTAAAAATAAAATATAACAAGATATTATATATTGATGCAAGTTCAATAAATATTTTTTATGCCCCATATCATTTAATTAAAAAAATTAGAGCATCTATATGGATATTAGGCCCTCTTCTAGCACGTTTTGGAAAAGCTAAAATATTTTTACCTGGTGGATGTAAAATTGGCAATAGACCTGTTGATTTACATTTAAATGGTTTAATAAAATTAGGAGCTACAATTACTTTGAAAGATAATTGTATTGATGCCTATGTTAAAGGGCGTCTGCAAGGAAAATATATCTTCATGAAAAAAATTAGTGTCGGTGCTACTATTACAATTATGAGTGCCGCAACTTTAGCTGAAGGATTTACAATAATTGATAATGCAGCACGTGAACCAGAAATTGTCGATATTGCAAAATTTCTAAATACTTTAGGCGCTAATATTATTGGTGCTGGCAGTAATAAAATATATATTAAAGGTGTTATCAAGCTCAATGGTGGTACTCATAAAATAATTCCTGATAGAATTGAAACAGGGACTTTTTTAGTTGCTGCAGCAGCATCTCAAGGATTTATCACTTGCCATGAAACTGAACCAAAACATCTAAATAGTATATTAACGAAACTAACTGAATCTGGAGCTAAAATTAAAACAGGAAAAGACTGGATTCAATTAGATATGAGAGGGAAAAGACCTAAATCTTTACATATTCATACTTCTCCTTATCCAGGATTTCCAACAGACATGCAAGCTCAATTTACTTTATTAAATAGCATTTCTGAAGGTATAGGTACTATAACTGAAACTATATTTGACAATCGTTTTATCTATACATCTGAATTAATTAATATGGGCGCTAAAATAAAAGTGCAAAATAATAATACTATTATATGTCATGGAATACCTAAATTAACATCTTCTAATGTTTTTTGTAGTGATTTAAGAGCATCAGCAACATTAATATTAGCAGGTTGTATTGCAGTAGGTCTAACAATAGTACATCGTACTTATCATCTTATTAGAGGATATGAGTTATTCCCTGATAAACTCAATCAATTAGGCGCTGATATCAAAATCATATAA
- the rpsI gene encoding 30S ribosomal protein S9, translated as MIHTQNYGTGRRKSSSARVFLRSGNGAIIVNKRSLNEYFGRKTSCMIVRQPLELVDMTNKFDIYITVKGGGISGQAGAIRQGITRALMKYDESLRFELRKSGFVTRDSRQVERKKVGFRKSRKRPQFSKR; from the coding sequence ATGATTCATACTCAAAACTATGGTACTGGTCGTCGTAAAAGCTCTTCTGCTAGAGTATTTCTTAGATCTGGAAATGGAGCAATAATAGTTAATAAACGTTCTTTAAATGAGTATTTCGGTCGTAAAACTTCTTGTATGATCGTGCGTCAACCATTAGAATTGGTGGACATGACTAATAAATTTGATATTTATATTACAGTAAAAGGCGGAGGTATTTCTGGTCAAGCAGGTGCAATTCGACAGGGTATTACTCGTGCTTTAATGAAATATGATGAATCGTTACGTTTTGAATTAAGAAAATCTGGATTTGTAACGCGTGATTCACGTCAAGTCGAACGTAAAAAGGTTGGTTTTCGAAAATCTAGAAAGCGTCCACAATTTTCTAAGCGTTAA
- the rpmA gene encoding 50S ribosomal protein L27, with translation MAHKKAGGSTRNGRDSNAQRLGVKCFGGQLISSGSIIVKQRGTKFHPGKNVRCGKDHTIFAIAQGKVEFQKKGLKKRTYINIIN, from the coding sequence ATGGCACATAAAAAAGCTGGCGGTTCTACTAGGAATGGACGAGATTCTAATGCTCAAAGACTTGGCGTAAAATGTTTTGGCGGTCAATTAATTTCATCAGGAAGTATAATTGTAAAACAGCGTGGGACAAAATTTCATCCTGGTAAGAATGTACGTTGTGGAAAAGATCATACAATTTTTGCTATTGCACAAGGAAAAGTAGAATTTCAAAAAAAAGGACTAAAAAAAAGAACATACATAAATATTATAAATTAA
- the cgtA gene encoding Obg family GTPase CgtA yields the protein MKFIDQTVIQVIAGNGGNGCVNFRREKYIPKGGPDGGDGGDGGNVWLEADNNLNTLIDLRFKKIFQAENGQDGSGKKCSGKKGNDIKIHVPIGTQAINYKTREIIGDLIQHKQRILIAKGGWHGLGNTRFKSSTNRSPRKSTLGTIGEKRDIQLELILIADVGTLGMPNAGKSTLVTSISGAKTKIADYPFTTLNPILGSVNINKNKKFIIADIPGIIKGASNGCGLGIRFLKHLERCKLLLHIVDLVPQNNYHPVHNIITVLNELKKYSLKLYNKPRWLVFNKIDLLSSEKINQIIDEIQFKLKRNEKYYLISSVEKTGIKKLCFDISRYLEK from the coding sequence ATGAAATTTATCGATCAAACTGTAATACAAGTTATTGCTGGAAATGGCGGAAACGGTTGCGTTAATTTTAGGAGAGAAAAATATATTCCCAAAGGAGGTCCAGATGGTGGAGACGGTGGAGACGGTGGAAATGTTTGGTTAGAAGCTGATAATAATTTAAACACTCTTATAGATCTTAGATTCAAAAAAATCTTTCAAGCTGAAAATGGACAAGATGGATCAGGTAAAAAATGCTCTGGTAAAAAAGGAAATGACATTAAAATACACGTACCTATAGGAACGCAAGCAATAAACTATAAAACACGCGAAATAATAGGTGACTTAATTCAACATAAACAAAGAATACTAATCGCTAAAGGGGGGTGGCATGGACTAGGCAATACTAGATTTAAATCTTCAACGAACAGAAGCCCTAGAAAAAGCACACTAGGTACAATAGGAGAAAAAAGAGATATACAATTAGAATTGATTTTAATTGCTGATGTTGGAACACTTGGAATGCCAAATGCTGGAAAATCTACTTTAGTAACAAGTATATCTGGAGCTAAAACAAAAATTGCAGATTATCCATTTACAACATTGAATCCAATTTTAGGCAGTGTGAATATTAATAAAAATAAAAAATTTATTATCGCAGATATTCCAGGTATAATTAAAGGAGCATCTAATGGTTGTGGTTTAGGGATTCGTTTTCTAAAACATTTAGAAAGATGTAAACTATTACTGCATATTGTCGATTTAGTTCCTCAAAATAATTACCATCCAGTGCATAATATTATTACTGTATTGAATGAATTAAAAAAATACAGTTTAAAACTATATAACAAACCAAGATGGTTAGTTTTCAATAAAATAGATTTATTGAGTTCAGAAAAAATAAATCAAATAATTGATGAAATTCAATTTAAATTAAAGAGAAATGAAAAATATTATTTAATTTCATCAGTAGAAAAAACTGGAATAAAAAAATTATGTTTTGATATAAGTAGATATTTAGAAAAATAA
- the greA gene encoding transcription elongation factor GreA, translating into MINLIPMTVRGAEKLRQELKKLKSIKRPRIITAIAEAREHGDLKENAEYHSAREEQSFCEGRIKEIELKLSNSQIIDITKISNNGRVIFGSTVSILNMKNNEKFTYQIVGDDESDFKKYLISINSPIARGLIGKKINDVVSICTPGGDVEYKILKINYI; encoded by the coding sequence ATGATCAATCTAATTCCGATGACTGTAAGAGGGGCAGAAAAACTTCGTCAAGAACTTAAAAAATTAAAAAGTATAAAACGTCCTCGTATTATTACAGCAATAGCAGAAGCTAGAGAACATGGTGATTTAAAAGAAAATGCTGAATATCATTCAGCTCGTGAAGAGCAAAGTTTTTGTGAAGGACGTATTAAAGAGATTGAGTTAAAATTATCTAATTCGCAAATTATAGACATAACAAAAATATCCAATAATGGTCGGGTAATTTTTGGTTCCACTGTTAGCATTTTAAATATGAAAAATAATGAAAAATTTACTTATCAAATTGTAGGGGATGATGAATCTGATTTTAAAAAATATTTAATTTCAATTAATTCTCCAATAGCAAGAGGTCTGATTGGAAAAAAAATTAATGATGTGGTAAGTATATGTACACCGGGTGGCGATGTTGAATATAAGATTTTAAAAATAAATTATATATAG
- the ftsH gene encoding ATP-dependent zinc metalloprotease FtsH, protein MVKNLIFWLVITVVLMSIFQNFNTNDTNNHKVDYSTFLSEVNQDQVREAYINGRMISVTKKDSSKYTTYIPMNDPKLLDNLLTKRVKIVGTIPEEPSLLVSILISWFPMLLLIGVWIFFMRQMQMGGGKGAMSFGKSKARMLSEDQIHTTFSDVAGCDEAKEEVSELVEYLKEPSRFQKLGGKIPKGILMVGPPGTGKTLLAKAIAGEAKVPFFTISGSDFVEMFVGVGASRVRDMFEHSRKSAPCIIFIDEIDAVGRQRGAGLGGGHDEREQTLNQMLVEMDGFDGNEGIILIAATNRPDVLDPALLRPGRFDRQVIVALPDIRGREQILKVHMRKVPLSKDVDPMIIARGTPGFSGADLANLVNEAALFAARLDNRVVSMLEFERAKDKMMMGSERRSMVMSDFQKESTAYHEAGHVIIGRLVPDHDPAHKVTIIPRGRALGVTFFLPESDALSISRQKLESQISTLYGGRLAEEIIYGVKNVSTGACNDIKIATSLARNMVTQWGFSEKLGPLLYAEEEGEVFLGRSVAKAKHMSDETARIIDEEVKLLIEINYSRARKILNENIDILHAMKEALIKYETIDAFQIDDLMKRREVRKPKGWIETDINK, encoded by the coding sequence ATGGTTAAAAACCTGATCTTCTGGTTGGTTATTACAGTTGTATTAATGTCTATTTTTCAGAATTTCAATACTAATGATACAAATAATCATAAAGTTGATTATTCAACTTTTTTGTCAGAAGTAAATCAAGATCAGGTCCGTGAAGCGTATATTAACGGACGTATGATTAGTGTTACTAAAAAGGATAGTAGTAAATACACTACTTATATTCCTATGAATGATCCTAAACTTTTGGACAATCTTTTGACAAAAAGAGTTAAAATTGTTGGAACAATTCCTGAAGAACCAAGCCTTCTTGTTTCAATTCTTATATCTTGGTTTCCCATGCTTTTACTTATTGGTGTTTGGATTTTTTTTATGCGTCAAATGCAAATGGGTGGTGGAAAAGGAGCAATGTCATTTGGAAAAAGTAAAGCACGAATGCTATCAGAAGATCAAATTCATACTACTTTTTCAGATGTTGCGGGGTGTGATGAAGCAAAAGAAGAAGTTAGTGAATTAGTAGAATATCTTAAAGAACCAAGTCGTTTTCAAAAATTAGGAGGTAAAATACCTAAAGGTATACTAATGGTTGGACCACCAGGTACCGGTAAAACATTACTGGCAAAAGCAATAGCTGGAGAAGCTAAAGTTCCTTTTTTCACTATTTCTGGATCTGATTTTGTTGAAATGTTTGTCGGAGTAGGTGCTTCTAGAGTAAGGGATATGTTTGAGCATTCAAGAAAATCTGCACCATGTATAATTTTTATTGACGAAATTGACGCAGTGGGACGTCAAAGAGGTGCTGGACTAGGTGGAGGGCATGATGAAAGAGAACAAACACTCAATCAGATGTTAGTAGAAATGGATGGTTTTGATGGAAATGAAGGTATTATTTTAATAGCTGCTACTAATAGGCCTGATGTTTTAGATCCAGCTCTTTTACGTCCTGGTCGTTTTGATCGTCAAGTAATTGTAGCACTTCCAGATATTCGTGGACGAGAACAAATTTTAAAAGTACACATGAGAAAAGTTCCTTTATCTAAAGATGTAGATCCTATGATTATTGCACGTGGTACACCAGGTTTTTCAGGTGCTGATTTAGCTAATTTGGTTAATGAAGCAGCTCTTTTTGCAGCTAGACTTGACAATCGCGTTGTCTCTATGCTGGAATTTGAAAGAGCAAAAGATAAAATGATGATGGGTTCTGAAAGAAGATCGATGGTTATGAGTGATTTTCAAAAAGAATCAACTGCGTATCATGAAGCTGGACATGTTATTATTGGAAGATTAGTGCCTGATCATGATCCTGCACATAAAGTGACTATTATACCTAGAGGTCGAGCACTAGGTGTTACATTTTTCTTACCTGAGTCAGATGCTCTTAGTATTAGCCGCCAAAAGTTAGAAAGTCAAATATCTACTCTATATGGTGGTCGTTTAGCAGAAGAGATTATTTATGGTGTTAAAAACGTTTCTACTGGTGCTTGTAATGATATTAAAATAGCTACAAGCTTAGCACGAAATATGGTGACTCAATGGGGATTTTCAGAAAAACTAGGACCTTTGTTGTATGCTGAAGAAGAAGGGGAAGTATTTTTAGGACGTTCAGTTGCTAAAGCTAAACATATGTCTGATGAAACAGCCAGAATTATTGATGAAGAAGTAAAATTGTTGATTGAAATTAATTATAGTAGAGCTCGAAAAATTTTAAATGAAAATATTGATATATTACATGCTATGAAAGAAGCCTTGATAAAATACGAGACTATTGATGCATTTCAGATTGATGATTTAATGAAAAGAAGAGAAGTACGAAAACCAAAGGGATGGATCGAGACAGATATAAATAAATAA
- the secG gene encoding preprotein translocase subunit SecG: MYLFFLIFFIVISISLIFLILLQPAKGPNNTVHSNLKNNIKCFNSIGTNTLITNIIRIFSCLFLVISIILCNINSRKIDSDLFWKDDYKKTVEKNHFSNKKMLHSDIPH, translated from the coding sequence ATGTATTTGTTTTTTTTAATTTTTTTTATTGTTATTTCAATTTCTTTGATTTTTTTGATTTTGCTACAACCAGCAAAAGGACCTAATAACACAGTTCATTCAAATTTAAAAAATAATATTAAATGCTTTAATAGTATTGGAACAAATACCTTAATAACTAATATTATTAGAATTTTTTCTTGTTTATTTTTAGTGATAAGTATTATTTTATGTAATATTAATAGTAGAAAAATTGATTCAGATCTTTTTTGGAAAGATGATTATAAAAAAACTGTAGAAAAAAATCATTTTTCAAATAAAAAGATGTTGCATTCTGATATACCTCATTAA
- the rplM gene encoding 50S ribosomal protein L13 encodes MKTFSLKSVNIKRNWYYIDAKNKILGRLASVLSFRLRGKHKVEYTPHLDTGDYIIVINASKILVTGNKNINKIYYHHTGYVGGIKQSRFEEIISRHPERVIENAVKGMLPKGPLGRSMFKKLKVFANEHHEHTAQCPQLLNI; translated from the coding sequence ATGAAAACTTTTTCACTTAAGTCAGTAAATATTAAAAGAAATTGGTATTATATAGATGCAAAGAATAAAATATTAGGTAGGTTGGCAAGTGTATTATCTTTTCGTCTTAGAGGAAAGCATAAAGTAGAATATACTCCTCATCTTGATACTGGTGATTATATTATTGTAATAAATGCCTCTAAAATACTAGTGACAGGGAATAAAAATATTAATAAAATTTATTATCATCATACAGGTTATGTAGGTGGTATAAAACAATCTAGATTTGAAGAAATAATCTCTCGTCATCCAGAAAGAGTAATAGAAAATGCAGTGAAAGGCATGTTGCCAAAAGGTCCTTTAGGACGTTCTATGTTTAAAAAATTAAAAGTTTTTGCTAATGAACATCATGAACATACAGCACAATGTCCTCAGTTGCTAAACATTTAA
- the rlmE gene encoding 23S rRNA (uridine(2552)-2'-O)-methyltransferase RlmE has protein sequence MISKKKTSSSNRWLLEHFKDQYVKEAKKNNIRSRAWFKLQQLDKSYKLFKIGMNVIDLGAAPGSWSQYALDKIGKKGRIIACDILPIKPIKGVDFFQGDFRNKKILNLMLSSLSDTTFHLVMSDMAPNITGHFSIDMPRIIDLSKSALKIANYVLSKNGIFLLKSFQGEGFNELYEEIKILFAKIKICKPKTSRTRSREIFIIATR, from the coding sequence ATGATTTCTAAAAAAAAAACAAGTAGTTCTAATCGTTGGCTATTAGAACATTTTAAAGATCAATATGTCAAGGAAGCGAAAAAAAATAACATACGTTCAAGAGCTTGGTTTAAATTACAACAATTGGATAAAAGTTATAAATTATTTAAAATTGGCATGAATGTTATTGATTTAGGTGCTGCTCCTGGAAGTTGGTCACAATATGCTCTTGATAAGATAGGAAAAAAAGGACGTATTATAGCCTGTGATATATTACCTATTAAACCAATAAAAGGTGTTGATTTTTTTCAAGGAGATTTTCGTAATAAAAAAATATTAAATTTAATGTTAAGTTCTTTAAGCGATACTACATTTCATTTGGTGATGTCAGATATGGCTCCTAATATAACAGGACATTTTTCTATTGATATGCCACGTATTATTGACTTGTCTAAGTCGGCATTAAAAATAGCAAATTATGTTTTATCTAAAAATGGTATTTTTTTATTGAAATCATTTCAGGGAGAAGGTTTTAATGAATTGTACGAAGAAATTAAAATATTATTTGCAAAAATTAAAATTTGTAAACCTAAAACTTCTCGGACAAGATCTCGAGAGATATTCATTATAGCAACCAGATAA